The sequence AATTACAGATGAGCGTAAAGAGAAGGTATTGTTCACAAAGCCTTATTTACGAAATGCACAGGTCGTTGTTACGTTAGCTGATTCAGAAATTACTAAACTTGATGATTTGGACGGAAAAGTTGTGGGGCTTCAAGCGTTATCTTCTGCAGCGGACGCTCTTGGTGCAAATCCAATTGAATCGAAAATTAAAACAGTGACAGAATTCGCTGATAACGTTCTTGCATTGATTGACTTGAAAACAGGCCGTTTGGATGCGGTCGTCATTGATGAAGTTGTCATCGATTATTATATGTCTCAAGAAGAAGGCACATTTAAAGTGCTCGACGAATCACTTGCACCTGAAGAGTATGGAATTGGTGTGAAAAAAGGCAACGAGGAACTGCTTGAGAAGCTTCAGGCGGCACTCGATGAATTGAACGAGGATGGTACAGCTGCTGAAATCTCAGAAAAATGGTTTGGTGAAAACAAAGTTTTACAGTAAGTAGATAAATACGTGACAAACAGGATTTCCTTGTGAAACCCTGTTTTGTTTTTGGAGGAAAGTTTTTATGTCTTTTGATTATATGATTTCAATACTCAAGCCAATGCTAGAAGGGGCACAAGTAACAGTCCTCCTGTTTTTGATCGCTATTGCGGTGTCAATTCCACTTGGTTTCCTTTTAACACTCGCGGTTAGGAGCAATATTAAGCCGCTTGCCTGGTTTGCTAATGGTTATATTTACTTAATGCGTGGTACACCTCTGTTATTACAATTATTATTTTTTGTCTTTGGTTTGCCTTTACTTCCGATTGTCGGAGAATACTTAGTGTTTGATCGATTTGCAGCTGCTTGTTTAGGATTTATATTGAATTATGCTGCCTACTTTGCGGAAATCTTCCGTGGTGGGCTGCTGTCGGTTGATAAGGGCCAATATGAGGCTTCACAGGTACTAGGTTTGAATAAATGGCAAACAATGACGCGGGTCATTTTGCCTCAAATGTTCCGCGTTGCCCTTCCGGCTGTAGCTAACGAATCAGTGACATTGGTGAAGGATACGGCACTCCTCTATGCCGTTGCAGTACCGGAATTATTGCACTTTGCCCAGACAGCTGTAAACCGTGATTTTACAATCGTACCTTTCTTTTTTGCAGGTATTATTTATTTAATGATAACGCTCGTATTGACCTTATTCTTTAAATGGCTCGAACGGCGATTCAAATATGACTAAGAAGGAGCGGTGAACATGGCCATCATTGAAGTATCCAACCTAAAAAAATCATTTGGAAATCTGGATGTACTCAAAAAAATTACGTTCGATGTCAATAAAAACGATGTGGTTGCAATCATCGGCCCTTCTGGTTCAGGGAAAAGCACGATGCTTCGCAGTTTAGTCCATCTCGAAGAAATAAACGGTGGTAGTATCCGAATAGCTGGTGACTATCTCGTCAAGGATGGCAATTACGCAAAGGCACAGGAAATTAAGCAGGTTACTGCTAAAATGGGCATGGTGTTCCAGCACTTCGATCTCTTTCCGCACCTTACAGTCAAAGAAAACTTGGAACTCGCACCAAGACTGACAAAGAGGGAACCGGTTGCTGCAATTCGACAGAGAAGTACTGAATTACTGGGGAAAGTCGGGCTATCAGACAAGGCAGCGACGTATCCGTCCAAGCTTTCTGGCGGCCAAAAGCAACGGGTGGCAATCGCACGGGCACTTATGATGAACCCTGAAATACTATTGTTCGATGAACCAACATCCGCTTTAGACCCTGAATTGACAGGAGAAGTATTAGAAGTGATGAAGGATCTTGCCGAAGAGCACATGACCATGATTGTCGTGACACATGAAATGGACTTTGCTCAAGAAGTGGCCAATCGAGTGATTTTCATGGATAACGGAGAAATTATTGAGTCGGGAAATCCTAGGGATGTATTGACCAACCCCCAGCAGGAGCGGACCAAAGCCTTTTTAAATCGAAGTTTGAAATAATACTAATCCATTTTAAGTGCTTAGCACAGTTCGGAATTTTTTAGAACTAGTTAACTGACATTCACTTTCTACATAAACCACCTTTTTGCTTTTACAGCACATAGGGTGGTTTTCTTATTTTGACGAATCACTTTATGTTTTAGAAAGTAATGGTATAATTCTTAAAACTGATTACTCACACAACTTAACAGTAGCATTGGTTAGCAAGGGTTATAAAAGAGAGCGTAAATAATAAATGCTCATAGGTTTGAATGGGCAAAGCGAGTGATGGTGATAAGGGTGTTCAAGAAGTTAATGGGCTTGAAGTTACGAACAAAGCTAACGTTGTTTTTTTCAGCGATTACACTTATACCCCTGTTGTCTATGGGCGTATTCACTTATCAAGTTAGTTCAAAGATGATGAAAGAACAGGTTAGTAAAGGAATCATGGAGAATTTAACACAAATTAATAAAAATCTTGCTTTTTTTTCACGTGATATTGAGCAACTCAGCAATTATATTTATCGTTCAGAATTTGTACAGGACAAGCTTCAGAAAAGCTCAACACGAACAAACTTAGAGAAATATCAAGACTTTGAACTAGTGAATGAGCTGTTTGACTCTGTGCTAGGAACAAAAAATTGGACAATTAATGTTTATATTATTGGCTTCAATGGTGATCGTTATTTTACGGGTGACTATTTACCACCTCAGTACAATCAAATCTCTGAAAACTGGGGGATCTTCAGAAAGGCAAAGGAGGCAAATGGTACTGTTGTTTGGGACACGCATTATACGATTAGACATGCCGAGTCGCAGGAGGTTGTACTGCGTGTTGGTCAGCTGTTAAAAAATCAGCAAAGCGAAGCGATTGGTTATTTAATTATCGATATATTGGAGCCTTCCATCGCAGAACTATATCAATCCAACTATCATAGTAATCAAGAGCAAATGTATTTGATTGATTCTGAAGGCTACATCATTTCAGGGTACCCGAGTAAAACAACAATTGGCACAAGGATGAAACATGAATCGATTGATAATATTTTAAATAGCCAAAGAGGATTTTTTGACACCACTTTAAATCACAAAAAATACATTACAATCTTCGATACAAATGAAGAAACGCATTATAAAGTGGTCAACTATACACCTGAAAGTGAAATTACGAAAAATAGCCAACCGATTAAGTATTTGACGTTGTTATTAATTGTGATTGCTTTTATTGTGACGGTTTGGTTTACATATTTATTCGCAATTTCAATTACTTCGCCTATAAATCGATTGAAAATAGTGATGAAGAAGGTGGAGAAAGGTGATCTTGACGTTCGTTTTCAAGCTAATTATGAGGATGAGGTAAGTGAATTAGGACGTAACTTTAACAGTATGATTATGAAGTTACAGACATCAATTCAAGAGAGCTTAGAGAAGAAAAGTCGCCTCCAAGAAGCAGAAATCAATACACTACGTGCACAAATCAATCCGCACTTTCTTTATAACACACTCGAAACGATGAGCGCGATTGCTAAAATAAAAGGTGTAAGAATGATTAGTGACTTGGCGATTGCGCTTGGAGAAATGATGCGATATTCCATTAAAAAAGACAGTGAATATGTTCGTCTTGAAGAAGACCTGTTACTCTTAGAACGTTATTTATTTATACAAGAAGTTAGATTTCAGACAAAAATAAAGATTACTATTTCAGTTGAAGAATCAGCAAAGAAATTATTGATTCCTCCATTATTAATACAGCCGCTTGTTGAAAATGCGATTATTCATGGATTGGAAACGAAAGTAGGGCAAGGTATGTTATCGATTCGTATTACTCATAACGAATCATTACTTTGTATTAAAATCAAAGATGATGGCATGGGCATGGATGACAAGAAGTTAGCTGCGGTTACAAATCTTTTGGAAAGTAAAGTAACCTCATCACAGTTAGGAATCGGTTTAGAAAATGTCGTAAAAAGAATTTCTTTATATTACGGCAATAGGTATGGAGTTACGATTGCTAGTGAAGAGAATGTAGGTACAACCGTTAGTATGAAGTTGCCGGTGATGCGTGGGAAACGAGGGGAAAGTCATGATTAAAATGGTGATTGTCGATGATGAGTGGTTAATCCGTGAAAGTCTGCAGCACGGGATTGATTGGGCAGCAATGGGGATTGAGGTAGTGGGTACTGCGGCTGATGGGTATGAGGCAATCACATTAATTAAAACGGAGGCTCCTCATTTATTAGTCACAGATATTCGGATGCCCGGTTTAGATGGACTTGAGCTAATTGGTGCTGCCAAAGATATGAATCCGGATTTGAAATCAATTATTATTTCTGGTTTTGGTGAATTTGAATATGCGCAAAAAGCATTGAAAATGGGTGCGGATGATTATCTATTAAAACCGATTGCAGATGAGGATTTAAAGGATATTATCAATCGACTTGTGTGCCAAGTGAAGCTAGAGGAACAGGACAAACAAGAAAAGGTAGACAGTTATCTTCTTAAAGTAATTCGAGGAGAGTTAAAAGCTGATAAGAAATTATTTGAGCAATATGGGTTAAATGGACAGTTCGGGGTTATTTGCTGGGACAGTGAACATGGGGGTTCGTTGCAAGTACAGGAATCTGGCATTAAAAGCTTAGCGCAAGGTATTTTATTTGTTGAGGAAGCACACCAAAAACAACTGTTTTTTCAGCAATTGGACGGATTGTTCATCGACAATAAAGTGGTAGGTGGCTGTAGTAGTTTTTCGAGTAATTGTGATGACCTGCACAGTTTATACAGACAGGCGCTTATGTTAAAAGAACAATCCAAATTTGGCCGAGATCAGGGCTGTTTGTTTTATGAGCATTCACAGTCTCCGATTAATATGGAGGAGGTGTTTCTCTATATCGAAGAGCATTATCAAGAAGCGATTTCATTACAATCTTTAGCGACGAAATTTTTTATATCAGATAGTTATTTTAGTAGAATATTCAAGCAGCATACAGGAAAAAACTTCATTGAATATGTGACGGAGTACCGTATGAAGATTGCCAAAGACCTTCTTGCGTATTCGACGATGAAGACAAACGAAGTGAGTATAGCGGTTGGTTATACAGACCAACGTTACTTCAGTCAATTGTTCAAGAAACAGATAGGGATGACACCCTCACTGTATAGAAAAAAGGCTAAGGAAGAAAAACTTATTCCGTGAAAGAAAAGGTGAGTACCTGCTGAAAATGGGTACTCACTTTTTGTTGGATACGAAATATATTGAACATTAAGGAAATTATACCTCGTTGTAATCGCTTACAATCGGTCGCTATAATTAAGGCAGAATTACATTAGGAGAAAGGGAGTTGAAATGATTGAAAAAGTTATTAGTTGTTATGTTAGTCGCACTACTTGCATTACTGGTTGTAGCATGTGGTCAAGAGGATGGGAAAACGGTAGCCGAAAGCAAATCCGAGACCGAAACCAAAACCGAAACTAAAAAATCAACAAAAGTCACGGTTTATTCGCCGCACCAGGCCGAGATTATTAATCCGATTGTAAAAGAGTTTCAAGACCGAACGAAAATTGAAGTGGAACTTGTAACAGGTGGTACAGGTGAATTGCTTAACCGAATGAAAGCTGAGTCTGGTAATCCTTTAGGTGACGTCTTTTGGGGTGGAGGAGCAGAATCATTAGCCGCTTTTATAGAAAATTTCGAAGCCTATAAAGTAGCGAACGATGCTGAGATTGCTGATATTTATAAAAGTGTAGACGGATCTTGGACTGGTTTTTCTGCTTTACCAATGGTCATTATGTACAACAAAGATATGGTGAAAGAAGATGAAGTACCACAATCATGGAATGCTTTACTTGATCCAAAATGGAAGGGGAAAATTGCATTTGCTGACCCAGCAAAATCGGGCTCCTCTTATACACAGCTCGTGACGATGTTATTTGCCAATCAAGATGATGGAGCAGAGGGCTGGGATTTCGTCAAAAACTTTGTAGGAAATCTAGATGGTAAAGTTTTAGGTGGATCAAGTATGGTCTTTAAAGGTGTGGCAGATGGAGAATTTCCGATTGGTGTGACGTTAGAAGAAGCGGCTTACCGTTATATCTCTGGTGGTGCAAATGTAGATGTAGCTTACCCTGAGGAAGGAACTTCTGCTGTTCCAGATGGTATGGCGTTAATTAAAGGAGCTAAAAATAAAGAAAATGCACAGCAATTCTTAGACTTTTTAGCAAGTAAAGATGTTCAAGAAATCATTGTGAAGGAATTCAATAGACGCTCGATCCTTGATGATGTGGCTGCACCGGAGGGGTTGATCCCTTCTAAGGATATTCCACTTGTTGACTATGATTTCAACTGGGCAGCAGACAATCAAGCTGATGTTATGAAAACGTTCCAAGATATCATTATTGGTAAATAAGAAAGCGGAATTGAGATCGTTGTCGGGAGGTAGAGAAGAAAGAATTGTAGGTGTAAATGATTCTTTCATTGTAGGTGTGTCTAGGCGCCAGACGCTAGGCCCGCATGATGCGGGTCATGCAGTCGTTGCCGCAGGACGCGGACGCGGCGCTCTTAGACTGCCTTTCTTTGTACTTCAGACTTGCTGATAAAGGCAAAGGGCGCCTTTACCTTCAATTCTTCCGACGTACAGGACGTACTAGTGCCGACGTTGCCACAGGACGTGGCGGAATTTAGTCGGCCAGCGCTTGTCACATCTAGCAGGCGCCCTGCGCTTTTCTTATAAAGGAGGAAGACTATTGTGACTGATGTTCGAATTGATCGAGTGACAAAATATTTTGGTGATATGAAGGCAGTTAATAATGCTGAAATCCATATTCAAGAAGGAGAATTCTTCACATTGCTTGGACCGAGTGGATGTGGAAAGACAACATTATTACGTGCGTTGGCAGGTTTTTATCGTCAAGATGAAGGTGATATTTATTTTGGAGAAGCGTGTATTAACGACTTACCCGCTCATGATCGGAATATTGGGATGGTGTTTCAAAGCTATGCCATTTTCCCACATATGTCCGTTTTTGATAATGTCGCATACGGTTTGAAAGCCAGGAAGATTAAAAAAGCTGAAATTCAGCGTCGAGTGATGGAAGCATTGGAAATGGTTGAACTTACTCAATTGAAGGATCGGCAGCCAGCTCAAATGAGTGGTGGTCAGCAACAGCGGATTGCACTTGCGCGAGCAGTTGTCATTCATCCGGGTTTGCTACTCATGGATGAGCCGCTCTCCAACTTAGATGCCAAGTTACGCTTGAAAATGCGTTCAGATATCCGTGAACTACAAAAGAGGCTTAATATTACGACAGTCTATGTAACACATGACCAAGAAGAGGCACTTGCAGTTTCAGATCGAATTGCTGTGCTGAATAACGGAGTAATCCAACAAATCGGTAAGCCACATGAAATTTATTTGAGTCCACAAAATAAA comes from Sporosarcina sp. FSL K6-3457 and encodes:
- a CDS encoding ABC transporter ATP-binding protein, with protein sequence MTDVRIDRVTKYFGDMKAVNNAEIHIQEGEFFTLLGPSGCGKTTLLRALAGFYRQDEGDIYFGEACINDLPAHDRNIGMVFQSYAIFPHMSVFDNVAYGLKARKIKKAEIQRRVMEALEMVELTQLKDRQPAQMSGGQQQRIALARAVVIHPGLLLMDEPLSNLDAKLRLKMRSDIRELQKRLNITTVYVTHDQEEALAVSDRIAVLNNGVIQQIGKPHEIYLSPQNKFVANFIGSTNFLDAELTRASTVRVEGIDYPITIDKPYVGKVIFSVRPEQIIIKKSAEQKGNMFIKGIIKEAVFLGEKVEYSVELVSGMTISIHEHAVSYRDLMNLGDAIELYLNPEEAIIYSEDGEEALNLHGNTRA
- a CDS encoding amino acid ABC transporter substrate-binding protein: MKRIATISLIMAAVFTLLMGCGSSEGQTNNKSTSEVIIGIDDKFAPMGFRDDNNEIVGFDIDYARAAAEKMGMTPKFQPIDWKTKETELSSGRIDLIWNGYTITDERKEKVLFTKPYLRNAQVVVTLADSEITKLDDLDGKVVGLQALSSAADALGANPIESKIKTVTEFADNVLALIDLKTGRLDAVVIDEVVIDYYMSQEEGTFKVLDESLAPEEYGIGVKKGNEELLEKLQAALDELNEDGTAAEISEKWFGENKVLQ
- a CDS encoding amino acid ABC transporter permease; the protein is MSFDYMISILKPMLEGAQVTVLLFLIAIAVSIPLGFLLTLAVRSNIKPLAWFANGYIYLMRGTPLLLQLLFFVFGLPLLPIVGEYLVFDRFAAACLGFILNYAAYFAEIFRGGLLSVDKGQYEASQVLGLNKWQTMTRVILPQMFRVALPAVANESVTLVKDTALLYAVAVPELLHFAQTAVNRDFTIVPFFFAGIIYLMITLVLTLFFKWLERRFKYD
- a CDS encoding response regulator transcription factor yields the protein MIKMVIVDDEWLIRESLQHGIDWAAMGIEVVGTAADGYEAITLIKTEAPHLLVTDIRMPGLDGLELIGAAKDMNPDLKSIIISGFGEFEYAQKALKMGADDYLLKPIADEDLKDIINRLVCQVKLEEQDKQEKVDSYLLKVIRGELKADKKLFEQYGLNGQFGVICWDSEHGGSLQVQESGIKSLAQGILFVEEAHQKQLFFQQLDGLFIDNKVVGGCSSFSSNCDDLHSLYRQALMLKEQSKFGRDQGCLFYEHSQSPINMEEVFLYIEEHYQEAISLQSLATKFFISDSYFSRIFKQHTGKNFIEYVTEYRMKIAKDLLAYSTMKTNEVSIAVGYTDQRYFSQLFKKQIGMTPSLYRKKAKEEKLIP
- a CDS encoding cache domain-containing sensor histidine kinase, with amino-acid sequence MKLRTKLTLFFSAITLIPLLSMGVFTYQVSSKMMKEQVSKGIMENLTQINKNLAFFSRDIEQLSNYIYRSEFVQDKLQKSSTRTNLEKYQDFELVNELFDSVLGTKNWTINVYIIGFNGDRYFTGDYLPPQYNQISENWGIFRKAKEANGTVVWDTHYTIRHAESQEVVLRVGQLLKNQQSEAIGYLIIDILEPSIAELYQSNYHSNQEQMYLIDSEGYIISGYPSKTTIGTRMKHESIDNILNSQRGFFDTTLNHKKYITIFDTNEETHYKVVNYTPESEITKNSQPIKYLTLLLIVIAFIVTVWFTYLFAISITSPINRLKIVMKKVEKGDLDVRFQANYEDEVSELGRNFNSMIMKLQTSIQESLEKKSRLQEAEINTLRAQINPHFLYNTLETMSAIAKIKGVRMISDLAIALGEMMRYSIKKDSEYVRLEEDLLLLERYLFIQEVRFQTKIKITISVEESAKKLLIPPLLIQPLVENAIIHGLETKVGQGMLSIRITHNESLLCIKIKDDGMGMDDKKLAAVTNLLESKVTSSQLGIGLENVVKRISLYYGNRYGVTIASEENVGTTVSMKLPVMRGKRGESHD
- a CDS encoding amino acid ABC transporter ATP-binding protein translates to MAIIEVSNLKKSFGNLDVLKKITFDVNKNDVVAIIGPSGSGKSTMLRSLVHLEEINGGSIRIAGDYLVKDGNYAKAQEIKQVTAKMGMVFQHFDLFPHLTVKENLELAPRLTKREPVAAIRQRSTELLGKVGLSDKAATYPSKLSGGQKQRVAIARALMMNPEILLFDEPTSALDPELTGEVLEVMKDLAEEHMTMIVVTHEMDFAQEVANRVIFMDNGEIIESGNPRDVLTNPQQERTKAFLNRSLK
- a CDS encoding ABC transporter substrate-binding protein, producing MKKLLVVMLVALLALLVVACGQEDGKTVAESKSETETKTETKKSTKVTVYSPHQAEIINPIVKEFQDRTKIEVELVTGGTGELLNRMKAESGNPLGDVFWGGGAESLAAFIENFEAYKVANDAEIADIYKSVDGSWTGFSALPMVIMYNKDMVKEDEVPQSWNALLDPKWKGKIAFADPAKSGSSYTQLVTMLFANQDDGAEGWDFVKNFVGNLDGKVLGGSSMVFKGVADGEFPIGVTLEEAAYRYISGGANVDVAYPEEGTSAVPDGMALIKGAKNKENAQQFLDFLASKDVQEIIVKEFNRRSILDDVAAPEGLIPSKDIPLVDYDFNWAADNQADVMKTFQDIIIGK